One Gemella haemolysans ATCC 10379 DNA segment encodes these proteins:
- the asnS gene encoding asparagine--tRNA ligase, with protein MNINNLKEQLGQKVTLGAWIANKRSSGKIAFFQLRYGAGFIQAIALKESLGEERYQQLRHLPQETSLKVTGLIKENERELSGIELEIEDFEVISEAIDYPITPKEHGVEFLADNRHIWIRSKKQHAILTIRNQVIKSTYDFFEKEGFLKTDPPILTSSAPEGTTELFNTKYFDEEAYLSQSGQLYLEATAMAFGKVFSFGPTFRAEKSKTRRHLIEFWMIEAEMAFCNHDESLALQEAYVNHLLTDVLEKCQEQLKVLGRDLEALENARGEFPRIKYKDAIQLLKDNGFDDIEYGDDFGSPHETFIANSYNKPVFITHWPLDIKPFYMIEDPNEPGVVLCADLIAPEGYGEIIGGSQRIDDYDKLLENIKKHDLNLEAYGWYLDLRKYGSVEHAGFGLGLERTVAWITGNGHVRETAPFPRLLNRLTP; from the coding sequence TTGAATATTAATAATTTAAAAGAACAACTAGGTCAAAAAGTAACTCTTGGTGCATGGATTGCTAACAAGAGAAGTAGTGGTAAAATTGCATTTTTCCAACTTAGATATGGAGCTGGATTTATCCAAGCTATCGCATTAAAAGAATCTTTAGGTGAAGAAAGATACCAACAATTACGTCACTTGCCACAAGAAACTTCATTAAAAGTAACAGGATTAATTAAAGAAAATGAAAGAGAACTTTCTGGTATTGAATTAGAGATTGAAGACTTTGAAGTAATCTCGGAAGCAATTGATTATCCAATTACGCCAAAAGAGCATGGAGTAGAGTTCTTAGCGGATAACCGTCATATATGGATTCGTTCTAAGAAACAACATGCTATATTAACTATTAGAAACCAAGTTATTAAATCTACATATGATTTCTTTGAAAAAGAAGGATTCTTAAAAACAGATCCACCAATCTTAACTTCTTCTGCTCCAGAAGGAACTACAGAATTATTTAATACTAAATACTTTGATGAGGAAGCATATCTTTCTCAATCTGGACAACTATACTTAGAAGCAACAGCTATGGCATTTGGAAAAGTATTTTCATTCGGTCCTACTTTTAGAGCTGAAAAATCTAAAACACGTCGTCACTTAATCGAGTTCTGGATGATTGAAGCTGAGATGGCATTTTGTAATCATGATGAAAGTTTAGCATTACAAGAAGCTTATGTTAATCACTTACTGACAGATGTATTAGAAAAATGTCAAGAACAACTTAAAGTTCTTGGTCGTGATTTAGAAGCTCTAGAAAATGCTAGAGGAGAATTCCCACGTATTAAATATAAAGATGCTATCCAATTATTAAAAGATAATGGATTTGACGATATTGAATATGGTGATGACTTTGGATCACCTCACGAAACATTTATCGCTAACAGCTATAATAAACCAGTATTTATTACTCACTGGCCATTAGATATTAAACCATTCTATATGATTGAAGATCCTAATGAGCCTGGTGTAGTGCTTTGTGCAGACTTAATCGCTCCAGAAGGATACGGAGAAATCATCGGTGGTTCACAACGTATTGATGATTACGATAAATTATTAGAAAATATTAAGAAACATGATTTAAATCTTGAAGCCTATGGTTGGTACTTAGATTTACGTAAATATGGTTCTGTAGAACATGCTGGATTTGGATTAGGATTAGAGCGTACTGTAGCTTGGATTACAGGTAACGGACACGTTCGTGAAACTGCTCCATTCCCACGTTTATTAAACAGATTAACACCATAG
- the fmt gene encoding methionyl-tRNA formyltransferase, whose amino-acid sequence MNDKKIVFMGTPKFAVPVLEMLIENYGVDLVITQPDKKVGRKKVLTPPPIKVVALEKNIKVLQPEKISTDEETYNTLKELNPDIIITAAYGQLVPEKILEIPEHKCINVHGSLLPKLRGGAPIQYSILEDHGKTGITIMYMVKKLDAGDMISKVEVDILDSDNYETLHDKLSIAGRDLLNETLPKIFSGDISPEKQDDEEATFARNILREDEKIDWNTSARDVFNKVRALDPTPGAFTYLEGNVLKIWSTEEVKQDFESNFDKVGTIIKQDKKSIYILCGKNTVLKVNELQVSGKKRMPVVNFLSNKKDYVGTVLGEENE is encoded by the coding sequence ATGAACGATAAAAAAATAGTATTTATGGGAACTCCAAAGTTTGCTGTTCCTGTATTAGAAATGTTAATAGAAAATTACGGTGTGGATTTAGTTATTACTCAGCCTGATAAAAAAGTTGGTAGAAAGAAAGTACTAACACCACCTCCAATAAAAGTTGTAGCTTTAGAGAAAAATATTAAAGTACTACAACCCGAAAAAATATCAACAGATGAAGAGACTTATAATACATTAAAAGAGTTGAATCCGGATATTATTATTACCGCAGCATATGGTCAACTAGTACCAGAAAAAATATTAGAGATTCCAGAGCATAAATGTATTAATGTTCATGGCTCATTACTACCAAAATTACGTGGTGGAGCACCTATCCAGTATTCAATTCTTGAAGATCACGGGAAAACTGGGATAACAATTATGTATATGGTTAAAAAACTGGATGCTGGAGATATGATTTCAAAAGTAGAGGTTGATATTCTAGATAGTGATAACTACGAAACTCTACATGATAAACTGTCAATCGCAGGGCGTGATCTATTAAATGAAACTCTTCCAAAAATATTTAGTGGAGATATTAGCCCAGAAAAACAAGATGACGAAGAAGCAACATTTGCTCGCAATATCTTAAGAGAAGATGAGAAGATTGACTGGAATACATCAGCTAGAGATGTATTTAACAAAGTTCGTGCATTAGATCCAACTCCTGGAGCATTTACTTATTTAGAAGGTAATGTGCTAAAAATTTGGTCAACTGAAGAAGTTAAACAAGACTTTGAATCTAATTTTGACAAAGTTGGAACTATTATTAAACAAGATAAGAAAAGTATCTATATTCTATGTGGTAAAAATACAGTGTTAAAAGTCAATGAACTTCAAGTTTCAGGTAAAAAACGTATGCCAGTAGTTAATTTCTTATCAAATAAAAAAGACTATGTGGGTACTGTATTAGGTGAAGAAAATGAGTAA
- a CDS encoding methylated-DNA--[protein]-cysteine S-methyltransferase, giving the protein MYYCTYKSKIGLLYLISDGESLIGCYLEGQKYFPNNIDNYYLNEELSILAKSKDWLEKYFNGENPSIDEIPLNYIGTEFRKKVWEVLKDISYGELVTYKHIAEKIAKAKGLETMSAQAVGGAVGHNPLLIFIPCHRVIGVDGSLTGYAAGLENKRFLLNLESDNNHY; this is encoded by the coding sequence ATGTATTATTGTACTTATAAAAGCAAAATAGGGCTTTTATATTTAATTTCAGATGGTGAAAGTCTTATCGGATGTTATCTAGAAGGACAGAAGTATTTTCCTAATAATATTGATAACTATTATTTGAATGAAGAATTAAGTATATTGGCAAAATCTAAAGACTGGTTAGAAAAATATTTTAATGGTGAAAATCCAAGTATAGATGAGATCCCCTTAAATTATATTGGGACTGAATTTAGAAAAAAAGTATGGGAAGTACTTAAAGATATATCCTATGGAGAGCTAGTTACATATAAACATATAGCAGAAAAAATTGCTAAGGCTAAAGGTTTAGAAACCATGTCGGCTCAAGCAGTTGGTGGAGCAGTTGGGCATAATCCATTATTAATTTTTATCCCATGTCATAGAGTAATAGGGGTAGACGGAAGTTTAACAGGTTATGCTGCCGGTCTTGAAAATAAGAGATTTCTATTAAATCTAGAATCTGATAATAATCATTATTAA
- the nth gene encoding endonuclease III — MTGLTNRQKKNKAKKVMEYLDKVFPDVECELDFSNNLELVIAVLLSAQCKDEYVNRATVGLFENYKTIDDYADAKVEDIEKYIRTLGLYKAKSKNIVGMANMLRDVYDYKIPQTREELEKLPGVGRKTANVVLSVGFNIPAIAVDTHVERVAKMFGLAELTDSPLQVEKNLMSVFPMESWGKIHHQLIHLGRYKLPARGERTIDPELEKLLVLK, encoded by the coding sequence ATGACTGGTTTAACAAATAGACAAAAAAAGAATAAAGCAAAAAAAGTTATGGAGTACTTAGATAAAGTATTTCCTGATGTAGAGTGTGAACTTGATTTTTCTAATAACTTAGAGTTGGTTATTGCTGTTCTCTTATCGGCACAATGTAAAGATGAATACGTAAATAGAGCAACAGTAGGATTATTTGAAAATTATAAGACAATTGATGATTATGCTGATGCAAAGGTAGAGGATATAGAAAAGTATATTCGAACACTAGGGCTATATAAAGCAAAATCGAAAAATATAGTAGGTATGGCAAATATGTTAAGGGATGTTTATGATTATAAAATTCCACAGACTAGAGAAGAGTTAGAAAAACTACCTGGAGTAGGAAGAAAAACTGCTAATGTAGTTCTTTCAGTTGGATTTAATATCCCTGCTATTGCTGTTGATACACATGTTGAACGTGTAGCAAAAATGTTTGGATTAGCAGAATTAACTGATAGTCCGCTTCAAGTAGAAAAGAATCTTATGAGTGTTTTCCCTATGGAAAGTTGGGGGAAAATACATCATCAACTAATTCATTTAGGGCGTTATAAACTTCCAGCAAGAGGTGAGCGAACTATTGATCCAGAATTAGAAAAATTATTAGTATTGAAATAA
- a CDS encoding DnaD domain protein, with translation MININIKGLLVDADFLMNYKTHNLSGEEAMFLLQISYLTNQGKIPFSIDLFKNESNRSENEIFSMLDNLINKGSIVISPESKINFIIFNNKDDYYTLRDLLKLVERVTGRILTSKEIDIVTSWFEKQYTKHQIDEALTLSKNISYVNGILNNKVNNDLQSESGSSLGYDWFNK, from the coding sequence ATGATCAATATCAATATAAAAGGTCTTTTAGTTGATGCTGATTTTTTAATGAATTATAAAACTCATAACTTATCTGGAGAGGAAGCTATGTTTCTTCTTCAGATAAGTTATTTGACAAATCAAGGGAAAATACCATTTTCAATAGATTTATTTAAGAATGAATCAAACAGATCAGAAAATGAAATTTTTTCTATGCTTGATAATTTAATTAATAAAGGAAGCATAGTTATATCACCAGAAAGTAAAATTAATTTCATAATATTTAACAATAAGGATGATTATTACACATTACGTGACTTATTGAAATTGGTTGAGAGAGTTACTGGAAGGATATTAACTTCTAAAGAGATTGATATAGTTACTTCTTGGTTTGAAAAACAATATACAAAACATCAAATCGATGAAGCATTAACTTTATCTAAAAATATTAGTTATGTTAATGGTATATTAAACAATAAAGTGAATAATGATTTGCAATCAGAAAGTGGAAGTAGTTTAGGTTATGACTGGTTTAACAAATAG
- a CDS encoding CCA tRNA nucleotidyltransferase: protein MVRNNFNNKFKGAIDILKIFNQNGYEAYFVGGCVRDYLLGEDFSDIDITTNALPDQVKKVFRKSIDTGIQHGTVTILVNGDSYEVTTFRTEEDYANHRSPEKVEFVSNLREDLDRRDFTINAMALDYNGKLFDYHNGDSDLSSKIIRTVNNPNERFYEDALRMLRAFRFSSKLGFEIENNTLNAIKKNAELIKFVSIERIVNEFKKLLAGKGNLRSLELLLDSKLNLYIPFFKEVNTVQDLSSYSFCQSLYILSDINDILFEKLKFLKLSNKEIKLIKQFDLINQEFKNTTPIELILYKYNREDVKFVCDYFGYDEEKNIDKCILTINSFDDIDITSEEIINYIEKKPGPWIKTVISIIEKDILLHRLNNNKIDILDFLSNLRDNI, encoded by the coding sequence ATGGTAAGAAATAACTTCAATAATAAGTTTAAAGGAGCTATTGATATCTTAAAGATATTTAATCAAAATGGCTATGAGGCATATTTTGTTGGTGGTTGTGTAAGAGATTATTTGTTAGGTGAAGATTTTTCTGATATTGATATAACGACAAACGCCCTTCCTGACCAAGTAAAGAAGGTGTTTCGTAAGAGTATTGATACAGGAATTCAGCATGGAACAGTAACAATCTTAGTTAATGGTGATAGTTATGAAGTCACTACATTTAGAACTGAAGAGGACTACGCAAACCATCGTTCTCCTGAAAAGGTAGAGTTTGTAAGTAATTTACGAGAAGATCTTGATAGACGTGATTTTACAATTAATGCTATGGCGTTAGATTATAATGGGAAGTTATTCGACTATCATAACGGAGACAGCGATTTAAGTTCTAAAATTATTCGTACCGTAAATAATCCTAATGAGAGATTTTATGAGGATGCCTTAAGGATGTTAAGAGCGTTTCGTTTTTCATCTAAGTTAGGTTTTGAAATTGAGAATAATACATTAAATGCTATTAAGAAAAATGCAGAACTTATAAAATTTGTATCTATCGAGCGTATTGTAAATGAATTTAAAAAACTTTTAGCTGGTAAAGGTAATTTAAGGAGTTTAGAATTATTATTAGATAGTAAGCTTAATTTGTATATTCCATTCTTTAAAGAGGTTAATACGGTTCAAGATTTATCAAGTTATTCATTCTGTCAGAGTTTGTATATTTTATCGGATATTAACGATATTCTGTTTGAAAAATTAAAATTTTTGAAATTATCAAATAAGGAAATAAAATTAATAAAGCAGTTTGATTTAATAAATCAAGAATTTAAAAATACTACTCCAATAGAATTAATTTTATATAAGTATAATCGTGAAGATGTTAAATTTGTATGTGACTATTTTGGTTATGATGAAGAAAAAAATATTGATAAATGTATTTTAACTATTAATTCTTTTGATGATATAGATATTACATCTGAAGAAATTATAAATTATATTGAAAAAAAACCAGGACCATGGATTAAAACTGTAATTTCTATCATAGAAAAAGATATTTTACTTCACAGGTTAAATAATAATAAAATAGATATACTAGATTTTTTATCGAATTTAAGAGATAATATATAG
- the lspA gene encoding signal peptidase II, whose protein sequence is MLIIFILACFLILLDQLSKNFIVNHFSLGESKEVIVNFFSISSHRNRGAAWGILQDSRLFFLVVTVIFIAILTYYLFKQKNTLSSFDKGTFALIYGGAIGNFIDRLTRHEVVDFLDFRIFGYDFPIFNLADCFICVGVIFLLFKIYKEDN, encoded by the coding sequence ATGTTAATTATATTTATATTAGCGTGTTTTCTAATATTACTAGATCAACTTAGTAAAAATTTTATAGTAAATCATTTCTCATTAGGAGAAAGCAAGGAAGTTATAGTAAATTTCTTCAGTATTTCATCTCATAGGAATAGAGGAGCTGCATGGGGAATTTTACAAGATAGTCGTTTATTTTTCTTAGTTGTTACGGTTATCTTTATTGCTATTTTAACATACTATTTATTTAAGCAAAAAAATACTTTATCTAGCTTTGATAAGGGTACTTTTGCCTTAATATATGGTGGAGCAATTGGTAATTTTATTGACAGATTAACTAGACATGAGGTAGTTGATTTTCTTGATTTTAGAATATTCGGTTATGATTTTCCTATATTTAATTTAGCAGACTGTTTTATTTGTGTAGGAGTAATATTTTTACTATTTAAGATTTATAAGGAAGATAATTAA
- a CDS encoding exonuclease domain-containing protein, with product MNKLFCVVDIELTDDKEIIQFSATKLDENFREILSINYYIQPKKQVSTFVTELTGISNEMLHDKPFFEDVAHELYNYIKGDILVCHGLPSDYVILKKRFHDVGILYKAKLSLDTVELSRLFLPSQTSYRLSDLSNSLGLYTGDQYHNAAIDVKVTVKLLKEIARKISKINTDNYKKIENLLEKIDLSMYKFARFCRNRAKSVEFNSDEFINYQGVDFRKVVYDNRKTCDNDKFILFSSIDEDDYVSKFKITDFVILKKKSSYIPLNVFSLFPKKEDLNLDKLLIKLYVWILETKTGDFSELNLLYLEKMYIDSIKKGLAISSKAYYFDEKNKAAQLCKNIVTNYNSIEYLIENDTFKNYTFVFEHKKILGRELDSINTKDYFYKNSITELNVAVSRNLKNKDFKILRNNIDGLVKFLHEMYISESLFLYNDSLSFILQDVDAILVDMKQYKDELPISYKFMKKLRNVLTNSKNTYKFLVLDQENSLKLTVVNDKKVKSLINIIHSKKHKYLNLKSKVKYIYSNGDEELLTTKSTETILYIFESNKYKDLYFNKREKKSYIKFFNFSIKDNFNELYSEVKNNNRLACRCYATKDILEYRYFLKDIFDCIIVFRDLEH from the coding sequence ATGAATAAATTATTTTGTGTAGTCGATATAGAATTAACAGACGATAAAGAAATTATTCAATTTTCAGCAACAAAACTTGATGAAAATTTCAGAGAAATTTTGTCGATTAATTATTATATTCAACCGAAAAAACAAGTCTCTACATTTGTTACTGAGCTAACAGGAATTAGTAATGAAATGTTACACGATAAACCTTTTTTTGAAGATGTAGCTCATGAATTATATAATTATATTAAAGGAGATATACTTGTATGTCATGGCTTGCCGTCTGATTATGTAATATTGAAGAAGAGATTTCATGATGTAGGAATACTGTATAAAGCTAAATTATCATTGGATACTGTAGAATTATCTAGATTATTTTTACCTTCACAAACAAGTTATAGACTATCTGATTTATCAAATTCTCTTGGCCTTTATACAGGTGATCAATATCACAACGCTGCAATAGATGTGAAGGTTACTGTCAAACTATTAAAAGAGATTGCTAGAAAAATATCTAAGATAAATACAGATAATTATAAAAAAATAGAAAATCTTCTAGAGAAAATTGATTTGAGTATGTATAAATTTGCTAGATTTTGTAGAAATAGAGCTAAATCTGTAGAATTTAATTCTGATGAATTTATAAATTATCAAGGTGTTGATTTTAGAAAAGTAGTATATGATAATAGAAAAACTTGTGATAATGATAAGTTTATACTTTTTTCATCAATTGATGAGGACGACTATGTTAGTAAATTTAAAATAACAGATTTTGTAATTTTGAAGAAGAAAAGTTCTTATATTCCACTAAATGTTTTTTCTCTTTTCCCCAAAAAAGAAGATTTGAATTTGGATAAATTGTTAATCAAGTTGTATGTATGGATATTAGAGACAAAAACGGGTGATTTTTCTGAATTAAACCTGTTATATCTTGAGAAAATGTACATAGATAGTATAAAAAAAGGTCTAGCTATTAGCTCGAAAGCATATTATTTTGATGAAAAGAATAAAGCTGCTCAACTATGTAAAAATATTGTAACAAACTATAATTCTATTGAGTATTTAATAGAAAATGATACTTTTAAAAATTATACTTTTGTTTTTGAACATAAAAAAATACTCGGTCGAGAATTAGATTCAATCAACACAAAAGATTATTTTTATAAAAATTCCATTACGGAATTAAATGTAGCTGTATCTAGGAATTTAAAAAATAAAGACTTTAAAATTTTAAGAAACAATATTGACGGTTTGGTGAAATTTCTTCATGAAATGTATATTTCAGAGAGTTTGTTTTTATATAATGATAGTTTAAGTTTTATATTACAAGACGTTGATGCAATATTAGTTGACATGAAACAATATAAGGACGAATTACCAATATCATATAAATTCATGAAGAAATTAAGAAATGTATTAACGAATTCTAAAAATACCTATAAATTTCTGGTACTTGACCAAGAGAATAGTTTAAAACTTACAGTAGTAAATGATAAGAAGGTTAAATCATTAATTAATATAATCCATTCTAAAAAACATAAGTACTTGAATTTAAAATCTAAAGTAAAATATATATATAGTAATGGAGACGAGGAGTTACTAACAACTAAAAGTACTGAAACTATATTATATATTTTTGAAAGTAATAAATATAAAGATTTATACTTTAATAAACGTGAAAAAAAGAGTTATATAAAATTCTTTAATTTTTCAATTAAAGATAATTTTAATGAGTTATATAGTGAAGTAAAAAATAATAATCGTCTAGCTTGTAGATGTTACGCAACAAAGGATATACTTGAATACAGGTATTTCCTAAAAGATATTTTTGATTGTATAATTGTATTTCGTGATTTAGAACATTAA